The following are from one region of the Coffea eugenioides isolate CCC68of chromosome 2, Ceug_1.0, whole genome shotgun sequence genome:
- the LOC113759813 gene encoding glycine-rich protein 2-like, with the protein MARRQNERAKGHIKWFNDQKGSGFITPTDEGKYLFVHHSGIKAGSGGFRSLGEYEIIKFEVEQGGDGRTKAIDITDPDEGPVQGGNEQRTEEKKLGRIEGELLEKNRGGYG; encoded by the exons ATGGCGAGG AGGCAAAACGAGAGAGCAAAGGGCCATATCAAGTGGTTCAATGACCAGAAAGGCTCTGGATTCATCACTCCTACTGACGAAGGTAAATATTTGTTCGTCCACCACTCTGGGATTAAGGCCGGCAGTGGAGGGTTTCGCAGTCTGGGCGAGTATGAAATCATCAAGTTTGAAGTGGAGCAAGGTGGTGATGGCCGTACCAAGGCCATTGATATCACTGACCCAGATGAGGGACCTGTTCAGGGAGGAAATGAGCAACGGACGGAGGAGAAGAAGCTAGGGAGAATAGAGGGAGAGCTTTTGGAGAAAAACAGAGGAGGCTACGgctaa
- the LOC113759814 gene encoding uncharacterized protein LOC113759814, with protein MKSPTQSLPRKEPRDEPPVVVTPPPPFFGRYAKPGKRSKSKKFFTFFAKLRELCTTKKKLKGFEKIYMGENVSAVLQQKLPPKYKDPGMFIVPCKIGKVKVEKALIDLGAAINIMPRSIYNSVNLGPLKETSVIMQLADRSNAYLDGVLEDILVQIDKLVFPADFYVLDMDDDFSVSPPILLGRPFLMTSKTKIDVYSRTLTMEFDGEIIKFNICDAMKCHSEAHFIFVIDVIDHFMQQKFELNGRDALKIALNHSLNLQEMSTVAKKFELHPD; from the exons ATGAAATCTCCAACTCAATCCCTTCCAAGGAAAGAACCCAGAGATGAACCCCCAGTAGTGGTGACACCTCCTCCTCCATTTTTCGGTCGATATGCAAAACCAGGAAAGAGGAGCAAGAGCAAGaagtttttcactttttttgcAAAGTTGAG AGAATTGTGCACCACTAAGAAAAAGTTAAAGGGCTTTGAAAAGATTTATATGGGAGAAAATGTTTCAGCAGTCCTACAACAGAAATTGCCTCCTAAATATaaggatccaggtatgtttatTGTTCCTTGCAAAATAGGAAAGGTTAAGGTCGAAAAAGCATTGATAGATTTAGGAGCTGCAATAAATATCATGCCTCGTTCCATTTATAATTCTGTGAATCTTGGACCCTTAAAAGAAACTAGTGTCATTATGCAACTTGCTGATAGGTCTAATGCATATCTTGATGGGGTGTTAGAGGATATTCTAGTTCAAATTGATAAATTGGTTTTTCCTGCAGATTTCTATGTGTTGGATATggatgatgatttttctgtttcacCCCCAATTTTGTTAGGTAGGCCATTTTTAATGACatctaaaacaaaaattgatgtttatTCAAGAACCTTGACAATGGAATTTGATGgcgaaataataaaattcaatatttgtgaTGCCATGAAATGTCATAGTGAGGCACACTTTATTTTTGTTATAGATGTAATTGACCATTTCATGCAGCAAAAGTTTGAATTAAATGGTAGAGATGCATTGAAGATCGCACTCAATCACAGTTTGAATTTGCAAGAAATGTCAACAGTTGCAAAGAAGTTTGAGTTACACCCTGATTGA